Below is a window of Virgibacillus sp. NKC19-3 DNA.
CTGCTTTCTTCATCCTCTCTTTTCCAGTCATAACTGTTTATATAAAAGTCATAATAAGATAAATAAGAGGAAGGAGTAGTGATCACAATGGGTGAACAATCGCAATTTCGAGCTGGACAAAAAGCACCGAATAACGGTGTTTATATCGAAAGTGGCGAAACAGGGAGTAATGTAAATGACCCGAAACAAATAAAATTGGAAACCGGAGAAAAATTTCCGGAAAACTCCAATCAAGACCGTGTATGGATTAATCAGCGGGACCTGCATAAACCTGGTGTTCAAGGAAGAAGTAATAATTAGTGGTGAGAAGCAGTCCTACAAAAGGTTTCCTATATATTTCACTTTTACCCCAAATTAACCCCATGATTTGGGGTGTTTATATGGCAAGTAGTTCCAGTTATTTGGTGTTTCATAAATACTAACGCAATAATTGAAATTATGTTAAAATTAATGTGGTATTTGCGTATGTTTATAAGGCATTTTTACGAATACATGAATCGTGGAGAAAGGAAGTTGTTATGCTTATTTTGACAGAGAAAGATATACAAGATCATTATCTGATGAAAGACGCGATTTCTGATCTAACGAAAGGTCTATGTTCCAAAAAGCAAGACCTTATCATGAACCCGCATCGTACGGTGATCGAAATCCCGGATAATCAAGCGTCCGTCTTATACATGCCGGGTGCGGAATTATCACAAAAGGTGGCTTCCGTTAAGGTTGTATCCATATTTCCTGAGAATCCGAAGCATGGAATGCCGACAACGCAAGGGGTTTTATTGTTGACTGATGCTCAGACGGGAAAACATCTTTGTATGATGAATGCTTCGTATTTAACTAGGTTAAGAACAGGCGGTCTTAGTGGTATTGCTACGGAGAGGCTAGCAAGAAATAATGGAAAAACATTGGGTGTTATAGGAACTGGGGCAATGGCGTTTGAACAGGTTTTAGGTGTGTTGGAAGTACGTGACATCGAAAACATTAACTTGTTTAATCGTACCAAGGAAAAAGCAGAACAGTTTAAAGAAAAACTGATGGCTCACGGTGTAAAGAAGGATATTACCATTGCTGCAAGTGCGGATGAAATTGTAAAATCAGCAGCTATTATTTGCTGTGCTACCCGTTCAAACCACCCTGTTTTTAATGGTGATATGTTAAGAGAAGGTACACATATTAATGGTGTGGGTTCTTATCTGCCTCATATGCAGGAGGTGGATGTCACAACCATTCAAAAAGCATCAAAGATTGTAGTTGATGATTTGAAGGGTGTTAAAGAAGAAGCTGGGGAACTTATATATGCAGATCGTGAAAGTGATTGGAATTTCTCTGATATATATGGGGAACTCAGTGGATTACCTGATGATAACAGATTAATACGGGAAAATGATAAAGAAATTACGTTTTTTAAATCGGTAGGTGCAGCCTATTTCGATTTGGTTGTAGCCATTGGTATCTATAATAAATTGAACCACTTAGGGATTGGGAACGAGGTTGATGTATAGAACAAGCTATTTTACTTGTAAAATAAATGAATGAAAATGAAGGGGATTATATGATCGATATAAAAAGGGCGGACGAAGAGCATGTTGAAGGCATTTCCAGCGTTTGCTCTAAAGGTTGTCTGGATACATATAAAGGGCTTAGAAGTTACGAAAATATAATCAGAAATAATGAGCTGTTTTATAATTATGAACGCATCTACCGGGAGTTAAAAGAAGCAGAGGGGTGGGACTAATAAATAACGCGAAAAAATAACGTATAGGTGAACATGCACTTATACGTTATTTCTATCTATTCTTATAGGATTTATTTATGTTATGGAAGCATCGTAGATTTTCTTAACAGAATCTTTTAACAAGGCATTGAATTCTTCATCTGATTGGTTAGCATTCAAAGGTTCGGATAAAGCTCTTGAGAAGCTTGCAATTAGCCCTTGATTAGCTGCTAGTTTTTCATTGGCTTCTTCAAGTGGGTAACCACCGGAAAGAGCTACAACTCTTACAACCCGTGGATGATCCATCAATTCTTTGTAGAAGTTGTCCACAGTTGGAATGGAAATTTTTATCATGACATTTTCATTTTCACTTAATTTATCCAATTGCTTTAGCATTTCTTCTTTTAAGAGTTCCTCAGATTTTTCTTTATCCTTACTATTTATATCTACTTCTGGCTCGATAATTGGAACTAAACCAGCAGCAAGAATTTGCTTACCTGTTTCAAACTGTTGATCGACAACATTCTTAATACCTTCAGGATTTGCTTCTTTTATAACAGAACGCATTTTAGTTCCAAAGATATTTCTTTCATTTGCTCTCTTTAGCAATCCATCTAAACCAGGATTAGGTTTCATTAATTGAACGCCATCAGCTTCCTCTGCGAGTCCCTTATCAACTTTTAAGAAGGGAACAATACCTTTCTCTTCCCATAAGTAATCGGCTGAGAAAAGCCCCTCAATTTTATTATCCATTGTTTGTTCGAATAAAATAGCGCCTAGAATAGAATCAGAACTGAAAGCAGGGGAGGTAATAATACGTGTTCTCATTTTATGAACGAGATCAAACATTTCTTCCTCACCGGAATATGAATCTTCCGGGATGCCATAAAGAGCTAAAGCTTTAGGTGTACTGCCACCACTTTGGTCGAGAGCTGCGATAAAACCTTTACCATTTTTAATGAAGTCTAATTGTTCGTCTTGCATGATTCCAACTCCTTATCTATTTTGTGAAAGTCGATGATTTATAGAAACCAACACAAACGTATCCTTTCATAATACATTGTACCAGTTGTGCATCCAAAAGTAAAAAGAACCTATTGAATCTGGAGAGAAATATTATATTTTTATGTTATCGATAGCGGTTAAGATAGAATGGAACCTGAAATCAAAAAAGGCAGAACTATGAAAGACAATCACCGGAAGCTAAGACAGTTATTTATCATTGAGATACGAAGGAATATGAGATAATATAGGTTACATTGAAAATGGGTAATAGGGTAAAAGTAGATAATGCAGGCATATTTTATTAGAAAGGTGTAAAAAGGTGATCACATGATTTCATTAAAAAATATCCATCAGGCTCGAGAACAGATTTCTGACACGATCCATCATACTCCTATCCTTTCATCGACACAATTTTCGAAATGGTGCGGCAATCAGATGTTTTTCAAAGCAGAGCACTTGCAACAGACGGGTTCGTTTAAAATTAGAGGAGCCACCAATCGAGTGAAAAAAGCGGTGAGGGAAGGAACGAAATATGTAACGGCAGCTTCTTCCGGAAACCATGGACAGGCTGTTGCATACATAGCGAACAAACTTGGAGTTCCTGCAACGATTGTCGTCCCTGAAGATGCTAATCAAAGTAAAATAAATGCGATCAAGTCATATAACGGAAAAATCGAGCTATGTGGAACGACTTCAGCGGAGCGGCTGCCACGAGCCCATGAACTAGCAACTGAACATAGCGGTATTTATATTCCTCCCTATGATGATCCATTTATTATTGCAGGCCAGGGCACGGTAGGCCTTGAGATTCTGGAGCAGGTAGAGGATGCGGACGTTGTCGTTGTCCCCGTCGGTGGTGGTGGGCTCCTTTCAGGAATTTTAACAGCTATTAAGGAGACAAATCCGAAGATAACGGTCATTGCTGTAGAGCCTGAAACGGCAAATGACACGGTTCTATCCCTGGAAAATGGGAAAATAACCTCCATTCCTAAAACGAGTACCATTGCTGATGGACTCCGTGCTAGCCAGCCGGGTGAGGTTACTTTCCCAATTGTACAGAAATATGTGGATCAAATTGTCATGGTAAGCGATGAAGAAATTCGTCGGGCACAATTTCTTGTTCTGGAGAGAATGAAGCAGCTGATTGAACCGTCAAGTGCTGTCACAGTTGCGGCAGCGATGAATGATAAGCTTGGTGTGGGCGGCAGCAATATTGTCTGTGTTCTTTCCGGTGGAAATGTTGATGTTCGGAATACTACGATGTTTAGTTAAGCTAATTCGAATTTTAGGTTGAAGAGAAATGTGAACGTAGGAGATGATATGGATGAGTCGACTCGTCATTGAGCGAATTATGATCGGAAAACCACAGACATTTGGGCAAAAAGATGCGAAGAATCCAATGGATCGAGAATGGACAAGTGGAATTGTAAAACGCACCGTCGCAGGGAAGGTTTGGGCAAGTGAAACCGGACTGGAAGGTGATGGGCATGGAGATCTTAAGAATCATGGTGGTGTGGAA
It encodes the following:
- a CDS encoding ornithine cyclodeaminase family protein, with protein sequence MLILTEKDIQDHYLMKDAISDLTKGLCSKKQDLIMNPHRTVIEIPDNQASVLYMPGAELSQKVASVKVVSIFPENPKHGMPTTQGVLLLTDAQTGKHLCMMNASYLTRLRTGGLSGIATERLARNNGKTLGVIGTGAMAFEQVLGVLEVRDIENINLFNRTKEKAEQFKEKLMAHGVKKDITIAASADEIVKSAAIICCATRSNHPVFNGDMLREGTHINGVGSYLPHMQEVDVTTIQKASKIVVDDLKGVKEEAGELIYADRESDWNFSDIYGELSGLPDDNRLIRENDKEITFFKSVGAAYFDLVVAIGIYNKLNHLGIGNEVDV
- a CDS encoding fructose bisphosphate aldolase is translated as MQDEQLDFIKNGKGFIAALDQSGGSTPKALALYGIPEDSYSGEEEMFDLVHKMRTRIITSPAFSSDSILGAILFEQTMDNKIEGLFSADYLWEEKGIVPFLKVDKGLAEEADGVQLMKPNPGLDGLLKRANERNIFGTKMRSVIKEANPEGIKNVVDQQFETGKQILAAGLVPIIEPEVDINSKDKEKSEELLKEEMLKQLDKLSENENVMIKISIPTVDNFYKELMDHPRVVRVVALSGGYPLEEANEKLAANQGLIASFSRALSEPLNANQSDEEFNALLKDSVKKIYDASIT
- a CDS encoding YjzC family protein codes for the protein MGEQSQFRAGQKAPNNGVYIESGETGSNVNDPKQIKLETGEKFPENSNQDRVWINQRDLHKPGVQGRSNN
- a CDS encoding threonine ammonia-lyase, translated to MISLKNIHQAREQISDTIHHTPILSSTQFSKWCGNQMFFKAEHLQQTGSFKIRGATNRVKKAVREGTKYVTAASSGNHGQAVAYIANKLGVPATIVVPEDANQSKINAIKSYNGKIELCGTTSAERLPRAHELATEHSGIYIPPYDDPFIIAGQGTVGLEILEQVEDADVVVVPVGGGGLLSGILTAIKETNPKITVIAVEPETANDTVLSLENGKITSIPKTSTIADGLRASQPGEVTFPIVQKYVDQIVMVSDEEIRRAQFLVLERMKQLIEPSSAVTVAAAMNDKLGVGGSNIVCVLSGGNVDVRNTTMFS